A genomic window from Constrictibacter sp. MBR-5 includes:
- a CDS encoding thioredoxin family protein encodes MKSTIRTVFALMLLAFTGSATLAAANSISYSEAAFADAQAAGKTIIVDVYADWCPTCRAQKPILNELKAEPELKDSLFVTVDYDQEKAFLREHRVPRQSTILVFKGGSEVARSIAETDRDRLRAAILSAAGG; translated from the coding sequence ATGAAATCGACCATCAGGACCGTCTTCGCGCTGATGCTGCTGGCCTTCACGGGATCAGCGACGCTCGCCGCCGCGAACAGCATCTCCTATTCCGAAGCGGCATTCGCCGATGCGCAGGCGGCCGGCAAGACGATCATCGTCGACGTCTATGCCGACTGGTGCCCCACCTGCCGCGCGCAGAAGCCGATCCTGAACGAGCTGAAGGCGGAGCCGGAGTTGAAGGACAGCCTCTTCGTGACGGTGGACTACGACCAGGAGAAGGCTTTCCTGCGCGAGCACCGGGTCCCGCGCCAGTCGACGATTCTGGTGTTCAAGGGCGGCAGCGAGGTCGCCCGTAGCATCGCCGAAACGGACCGCGACCGCCTGCGCGCCGCCATCCTCTCAGCCGCGGGCGGCTGA